The genomic region TTCTCGGACAACTGGCGAAAACCCTGTCGCCCAAGCGCCTGGCGCATTGCCGGGGCGTCAGCGAGACGGCGGCGTCTCTAGCCGCCAGGTACGGCGCCGACATCGGCAAGGCAAGGCTGGCGGGCCTCCTGCACGACTGCGCCCGCGGCATGCCCAGCAACCTCCTATTGCAGGTCGCCGGGGCGTCTGGTATAGTGGTGAATGATGTCGAACAGCGGGAGCCCATGCTTCTGCATGCGCCGGTAGGCGCGGTGATCGCCCGCCGCGATTACGGGGTGGACGATCCGGAGGTGCTCGCCGCCATCCGTTGGCACACCACCGGAGGGCCGGCGATGGCGCTTCTTGACGAAATTATCTTTCTCGCCGATTATATCGAGCCGACAAGGTCATTTCCCGGAGTCGACCGCCTGCGGGCGCTGGCCGGGGAAAACCTCCAGGCGGCCCTGCTGGCCGCCTACGACCAGACCATGCACCATCTGCTCGCCGAGCGGTGGCTTATCCACCCGGCGACGGTCGAAGGGCGCAACGCCCTGCTTGTTAAGATGAAGACGAAATAACGACTATTAATTGGAGGCTGTTAGGAAAGCTCCAGAGAGGAGAGGGTTAATATGCGCAGCCGCCTGGACGCGACCCGTGCGCGCCGCAAGATTCGCTGGACGCGCGTGTTTCTTGTCCTCGCCGTATTCGCCGTATTTGTGACGGCTTTCGCCGGCGCCGCCCTCTACGCCTACCTTAAAGTGTTCGACACCGCCGCCGCCCCCGGCGGCAGCCCCGCGCCCGAGACCCCGAAGGCGGCCGACGCCGCGCTCGGCAATCGGGTCAACATCCTCATCCTCGGCATCGACGAAGGGGACAGCGAAACCCCCGGCGCGCCGAAACGCTCGGATACAATGATTGTCGCCAGTGTAGACCCGGCGGACGGGTCGGTGAGCCTGCTCTCCATCCCCCGCGACACGCGGGTGGCCATCCCCGGCCGCACCGGCTACGACAAAATCACCCACGCCTACGCCTACGGCGGCGCCCAGCTCGCCACCAAAACGGTCGAAGCCTTCCTCGGCGTCCCCATTAGCTACTACGTCACCATGGACTGGAAGGGCTTCGTAAGCGTCGTAGATATTCTCGGCGGGGTCGACCTGTACGTCGAGCAGGACATGAACTACGACGACCCCTACGCCGACCTGAGCATCCACCTCAAAAAAGGCTATCAGCACCTGGACGGCGAAAAAGCCGGCCAGTATATCCGTTTCCGCCACGACGAACTCGGCGACATCGGGCGGGTGCACCGCCAGCAGCGCTTCCTGAAGGCCATGAGCGACGAGATGCTCCAGGTCGGCACGCTGCTCAAGCTCCCGGCCCTCACCGCCACCCTCAGGCAGTACGTCGCCAGCGACATGCCGCCGCTCACCATGCTCAAGCTTGCCAACACCCTCAAAGGCTTCAAGGACGGCGGGCTAAAAGCCGAGCTGCTGCCCGGCAACTTCGCCACCATCGACGGCCTCAGCTACTGGGTCGCAGACAAAGAAGGCACCAAAGCGCTCGTCAAGACGCTGTTTTCATCAGGCGGCGCCAAGGTCAGCGGCGCCCTGCCCGGCCAGGCGCGCAGCAACTGACAACATAGCATGCCAGCTCCTGCAGCGCGGAAAACTCCGCCGCAGGGGCTTTCTTCTTTTCCGCCGTCGCCGCCGGCACAGCGGGACGATGGCAGGAAACGGGCATAAACAGCAAGAATAGAATATGATAGGAATGAGATTACTAAAGGCAGGCACCGATATCAGGAGGGACAGCATGACCGAAGCAAACTTGCCCGAATTGGTTGCAGCAGCGGCCAGCGACAAAAAGGCCCGCGACATCGTCATCCTCGACATGGACGGGGTTTCGCTCGTCGCCGACCACTTTGTCATCTGCAGCGCCAATTCCACCACCCAGGCGCAGGCGATCGCCGACAATATCGAAGAGCGGCTCGAGAAAGAGGGGATACCCCTGCTGCGCAAGGAGGGCTACCGGGAGGCCCGCTGGATACTAATGGACTACAGCGACTGCGTTGTCCACGTCTTCGTCGAGGAAGACCGCCGGTATTACAGCCTGGAGCGTCTATGGGGCGATGCCAAGTCACACGCCTACCAAGATTGATACCATGACAACCGACAGCGAACTCAAGCCAGGCGCCGTCCGCACGCTCACCGTGGCAAGAACGGGCGAACTAGGCGCTTTCCTCGACGCAGGCACCGGCAAAACCGCCGACGACATCCTCCTCCACCGCGCCCAGCAGACCCGCGAAGTGGCCGTGGGCGAACAGCTGCCCGTCTACCTCTACCTCGACCCCAAAGGCCGCCTCACCGCCAGCATGCGCCTGCCGCAGATGAGGGAAGGCCAGGTAGCCAGAGCCGCCGTCATCAACACCACCAAAGACGGGGCGTTCGTCGACATCGGCGCCGAGCGCGGCATCTTCATGCCCTTCGCCGGTATGAAAGGCAGGGTGCGCCGGGGCGACAAGGTCTGGATAAAACTCTACCGCGACAAATCCGGCCGTCTGGCCGTCACCATGGAAGTCGAAGACGAACTCAGGAAGGCGTCGCGGCCGGCCGCCGGCGTCAAACTCGGCGACCGGATAACAGGCTCGGTCTACAACATCACCGACGAAGGCGCCTTCCTCTTCACCGCCGACCGGCACATCGCCTTCCTCCACCACAGCGAAACCGCCGCGCGGCCCCGCCTCGGCGAGGAGATCGCCGCCCGCGCCACCTATATCCGCGACGACGGCCGCATCAACATCTCCACCAGGCCGGTCAAAGAAGCGGCCATGGACATCGACGCCGAAGCCATCCTCGCCATGCTCCGGTCCCGCGGCGGCAGCATGCCCTACAGCGACGCCACCCCGCCCGACATCGTCAAACAGAAATTCGCCATCAGCAAAGCCGCCTTCAAACGGGCCCTCGGCCGCCTGATGAAAGCCGGC from Sporomusaceae bacterium harbors:
- the yqeK gene encoding bis(5'-nucleosyl)-tetraphosphatase (symmetrical) YqeK — protein: MTEKLLGQLAKTLSPKRLAHCRGVSETAASLAARYGADIGKARLAGLLHDCARGMPSNLLLQVAGASGIVVNDVEQREPMLLHAPVGAVIARRDYGVDDPEVLAAIRWHTTGGPAMALLDEIIFLADYIEPTRSFPGVDRLRALAGENLQAALLAAYDQTMHHLLAERWLIHPATVEGRNALLVKMKTK
- a CDS encoding LCP family protein; this translates as MRSRLDATRARRKIRWTRVFLVLAVFAVFVTAFAGAALYAYLKVFDTAAAPGGSPAPETPKAADAALGNRVNILILGIDEGDSETPGAPKRSDTMIVASVDPADGSVSLLSIPRDTRVAIPGRTGYDKITHAYAYGGAQLATKTVEAFLGVPISYYVTMDWKGFVSVVDILGGVDLYVEQDMNYDDPYADLSIHLKKGYQHLDGEKAGQYIRFRHDELGDIGRVHRQQRFLKAMSDEMLQVGTLLKLPALTATLRQYVASDMPPLTMLKLANTLKGFKDGGLKAELLPGNFATIDGLSYWVADKEGTKALVKTLFSSGGAKVSGALPGQARSN
- the rsfS gene encoding ribosome silencing factor; its protein translation is MTEANLPELVAAAASDKKARDIVILDMDGVSLVADHFVICSANSTTQAQAIADNIEERLEKEGIPLLRKEGYREARWILMDYSDCVVHVFVEEDRRYYSLERLWGDAKSHAYQD
- a CDS encoding S1-like domain-containing RNA-binding protein; amino-acid sequence: MTTDSELKPGAVRTLTVARTGELGAFLDAGTGKTADDILLHRAQQTREVAVGEQLPVYLYLDPKGRLTASMRLPQMREGQVARAAVINTTKDGAFVDIGAERGIFMPFAGMKGRVRRGDKVWIKLYRDKSGRLAVTMEVEDELRKASRPAAGVKLGDRITGSVYNITDEGAFLFTADRHIAFLHHSETAARPRLGEEIAARATYIRDDGRINISTRPVKEAAMDIDAEAILAMLRSRGGSMPYSDATPPDIVKQKFAISKAAFKRALGRLMKAGLAEQREGWTYLTEQPDNSEGGIPLGTTGQPDRHGDPL